AAACACGAAAGGGTTATTGCTAGTGATTTACTTAAGATGGATACTGTTTCTTTTGAGTTTGAGCTTAGTGATTGGATTTTAGATCTTTATTATGCTCTTTTAGTTTCAAAAATAGTAGCTTATGCTCAAGGTTTTATGATGCTTAAGACCGCATCTGCTAATTATAGTTGGGATTTAAATTTGGGTAAAATTTCTTTAGTTTGGAGAGAAGGTTGCATTATCCGTAGCAGTTTTTTAGATAAAATTAAATTAGCTTATGATAAAAATCCTCATCTTATTAATTTGCTTTTTGATGATTATTTTTTAGATTTATTGAAAAAGAATCACAAATCATTGAGAAGAATAGTTTCAAAGGCTAGTGAAATTGGAATTCCTTTGCCGGCATTTTATGCCAGTCTTTCGTTTTTAGATTCTTACTCTACTAATTATCTTCCTTCTAACCTAATACAAGCGCAGAGAGACTTTTTTGGTGCCCATTTTTTTGAAAGATTAGACTCAAAACGAGGTGAGTTTTTTCATAGTGATTGGCAATAAATTTAATAAATCAGCATGCTGATTTATATATAGTACTTTGCGAATATTCCCCCAGCAATGTTTGATTTTATGCCCGCATAGCTTCTGTAATGTGCAAGAGATCTTGTATTTGAAACAAATTCTACTGAAGGTGCTATTTTTATACCTATTTCTAAATTTTCTGTAATGTCGTAAAAAATAGCCACTGGAGCTCTTATTCCAAATCCCAATTCTATATTTATTAATTTGGATGTGTGAGATGATAGGCTTAGATTCCCTCCTATACCAATTCCTAAGTTTAAATTTTTCATCAAATATATTGTAAAAATGAAATCAAGTGCTGCTATTGCTAATACATTAAAATCATAAAATT
The nucleotide sequence above comes from Borrelia maritima. Encoded proteins:
- a CDS encoding DUF3996 domain-containing protein; translation: MKKIFILFIMVASISTSGFARDSYLNRGIGFGASIGNPIINLIMSFPFIDFEIGYGGSNGINLSGLKLESKFYDFNVLAIAALDFIFTIYLMKNLNLGIGIGGNLSLSSHTSKLINIELGFGIRAPVAIFYDITENLEIGIKIAPSVEFVSNTRSLAHYRSYAGIKSNIAGGIFAKYYI